The Geobacter metallireducens GS-15 region CATGAAACGCTCATTGGCACAAACAATCGCAGTTTGGCTCGGCATGGCGGTTCCGGCGCTGGCAGCATCAGGAGCGCGGGAAGACAACAGCGGCATCTTCGTCTGGATATTCCTCGGATTTTGCGCCCTTATCGTCGTCGCCCAACTTCTTCCGGCACTGCTCATGATGCTCGGCTTCGCCAAGGGGCTCAAGAAGGAACAGCCCATGGCCAAAGAGTCTGCGCACCACTAAATGAATGCCGCACCGCGTCACGAGAAACCAACGTATTCACCGCACAGGAAAAGGAGGCGACGTAATGACAACCCTACGATCAGCAACTCTCGTGCTATCGATTCTCCTGGTCTTCCCGATGGTGGCCCTTGCCGCCGCAGCTACCGAAGACGGATGCATCGGTTGCCACGGCGACAAGAATATCAGCGGCAAGAGCGGGTCCCATCTCTTCATCGACCCGGGCCAGTACAAGAAAACCAGCCATTCGATCATCGGCTGCACCTCTTGCCATGAATCGGTGACATCCAATCACCCGAATGACGGCATCAGGCCGTCGCGGGCCACCTGCAAGGAATGCCACAGCCCGGTCCACCAGGAGTATGCCGCGAGTCTCCACGCCAATAACGCGGCGTGTGCCGACTGCCACAATCCCCATGCGGTGAAGCCGCCGGCGATGACGTCGGCCCGGGACATGAACGCCATGTGCGCCAAATGCCACGAAACCGCCAAGATGGTCAATGTTCACGCCAAATGGCTTCCGCAGGCAGACCTCCACATCGACGCCCTCCCCTGCATCACCTGCCACACCGGTTCGCAAAATTACGTCATAACCATGTACATCGAGAAACGGCTGGGGACAAAGGAGCACAGCGACTTCAAGGTGGCCAGCTTTGACGAGCTCACCCAGCTCGTGCCGGGCGACAAGGACGTGAAAGCCCTTATCGACACCAATGGCGACAACTTCATCTCCCTGGCTGAGCTTCGGTCCTTCAACCGCAATTCGAAGCATGACGACATGAGACTCTGGGGAATGATGACCCCCGAAAAGGTAACCCACAGCTACCAGATTCTGGA contains the following coding sequences:
- a CDS encoding cytochrome c3 family protein, coding for MTTLRSATLVLSILLVFPMVALAAAATEDGCIGCHGDKNISGKSGSHLFIDPGQYKKTSHSIIGCTSCHESVTSNHPNDGIRPSRATCKECHSPVHQEYAASLHANNAACADCHNPHAVKPPAMTSARDMNAMCAKCHETAKMVNVHAKWLPQADLHIDALPCITCHTGSQNYVITMYIEKRLGTKEHSDFKVASFDELTQLVPGDKDVKALIDTNGDNFISLAELRSFNRNSKHDDMRLWGMMTPEKVTHSYQILDNRWDCTFCHASGPRAMQTSFVAFPEKGGTYTRVAVEKGAVLDVLYGTPDFYMMGSTRSTALSIVGGLIVLGGMGFAGVHGTLRFLTRKNRKEH